The sequence GGTTGATTTCATCGTTAAGGCATGCGACCAGGATAGTTACAAATTCACGCGAGTTGATGATGTTCACTATGAATTGCGGGACGACAAAAATCAGCTAATGGCTCAGTTCACGGTAGACAGAGATAAGGCGAATGAATCCGAACATTTGCATCTGGTTGGCTTGGATCACCCTTTTATTGAAACGCTTTTAAGACGTTACCGGCAGCTTCCTGCTGAAGAAATTGGTATTGCGGTCAAGGCTAACGGAACCAATGGTGTTTTGTCGATTTGGGAAATAGAAACCCATAACGACAAGGGGCATGATGTTCATTCAATATTAAAACTCGCAGTTGATCAGAATGGGAACCGGCTGCCGATTGTGGAAAAGCATGCGGAAGCCTATTTTCAAAAACCAGCGAATGATGCTTCCGAGAATAACCTGGCGTTACTGCCCAAATTAGAGACTGTTGTTGAGCGGGAACTTAAGTTTCGGGGGATCGTAAAAGAAGGACAACCGTATTCGGCTAGTTTAGTTGGGTGGTTGGATGTTTCTTAAACTGGGCGGACGAGTTGGACTCTTGGGCGGCTTGTTCCGTGTTACTTGAAAGGACTGATTTGAACCGCAAAAAAAATGGCAATAATCCATCACGATGTTCATCCCCATTTAAACTACTTTCTTTGCCTGGAATTAGACATTCTTGGGATTTCTCGCTGGATCGAGTTTTCACCGGACAACGAAAGTGTTTATTCGATTGAGTTAGCGCGACTGCTCATGACTGCCGCTTCAGAGGCAGATGTTTTAGCGAAGGGGCTATGCCGTATTATTGATGCTACTCGCAGTGCCGGTAGCATCAATGCATATCAATCGGTTTTATGTGAAGCTTTTCCTACATTACCGGATTCGTTGGTTGAAATTCCGCGCTTTGGACTGGAATTTCGTCCTTGGTCAAATTGGCACGAACCAGATTCTCCTCCTGATTGGTGGACAGGCAATAACAAAGTCAAACACCACAGAGCTGAACACTTTAAACAAGCTAACCTGAAGAATGTTCTGAATGCCAGCGCAGGGTTGCTGGTATTATTAATTTTATATCACCGCTCTCAAGGAAATACGCATTTTCCGCAGTTGAATCTATTTCGACCAAGAAGTTTCGCGAGTCAAGATGGTCATTCGTTTTATATCGCTATTCCGGACGGGGCTACTGTTACCTGGGAATGAGAAATATGCTATTTCATGATTTTCGTAAAGAGATGCTCCTGGCATTTTGGACAGCAATTGTCACCAGATTCAAGCCCTTCCCATTGGACCCCACACATGATGTTAGATCCCTTTTTTGATGCGACGTTATGCTGTAAAAAATCAGTGAGGTTTCTCGATAAGTTTGTGTAGGGATCTTTGAAACAGGATCGAGTTAAGGAAGCGCTGAATAAATCCCCCGCCAGGAGATGAGATAATAGCCTCTATCTGATCGTACCGAGACAAGCCGATGAATACCCCCACCCAAACCAGTTTTGCCGAACTTGAATATGCCAGCAAAAAACGCCAAACCCGGCGGGAAAAATTTCTGGCGGAAATGGCGCAACTGGTGCCATGGACGTTACTGTTGGCCCAACTCGAGCCGCATTATCCGAAGAGTGGCCGCCGTGGCTGGCAGCCGATGGCCCTGAATCGCATGCTCCGTATCTACTGCATGCAACAATGGTTCAGCTACTCGGACCGACAAATGGAAGATGCGCTGTATGAAATCGACAGCATTCGGCGTTTTGCCGGTTTTGGTAGCGTCACCGAAGCGCTGCCGGACGAAACCACGATTCTCAACTTCCGTCACTGGCTGGAGAAGCACAAGTTGACGGAGGTGCTGCTATCGACGGTCAACGACCACCTGAAAAACCAAGGCCTGTTGGCCTCCAAGGGCACGATGGTCGATGCCACGATTATTCACGCACCCAGCTCGACCAAGAATCAGGATCAAACACGCGATCCGGACATGCATCAAACCAAGAAAGGTAACCAGTGGTATTTCGGGATGAAAATCCACGTCGGCGCCGACGTCAATTCAGGGGCCGTACACAGCGTAACGGTGACTGCGGCCAACACGGCTGACATCGAGGAATTACCCAAGCTGCTCCGCGAAGACGATCAAGTCATCTTTGCCGACGCCGGCTACACCAGCGATGATTATAAAAAAAGGCTCGCGGCATCTGGGTTTGAGTTGGTGCGTCAACGACAAACGCAAGCCCGGCAAAAACCTATCGAGCAGCCAGCGTAAGCGCAACCGCAAATACTCGTCGGTCAGAGCCCGTGTCGAATACATTTTTAGGATCATCAAGTGCCAGTTCGGCTTTCGCAAGACTCGCTACCGAGGCTTGGAGAAGAACACCGCCCAGGTGAACTGGCTGGTGGGTTTGGCCAATTTGTATCTGCTGCGCCGCCAGTTGATGGCGGCCTAGGCCGAAATCCGTCTACCGTGCGCCGAAACACAGTAGACGGGAATAAAAACGCATGAACTGGGGCTATTTGAACGATCCGTAAACGCATTTTTGTAAAAAATTACGCTTGGGTCGCAAGGCGGGCTTGCAGTTTGATTTGTTCAGCGCTTCCTTAATGATCTTTTGGCAAATATACAAACCCACTGTCAGATATGATCCGGACAAATGTAACGTACTGGCCTAAACCAGTACGTTACTTGTGTTTAAAAATTCATCGCATCGAATTCAGATGGGTAGCTAGGATTGGCTTTCTCGATCTCCAGTTGATAGCGATTAAAGCGTTCACCGGGTTGCTTACCAAAAAACTTAATAAGGATTGAGTCGCCCACTTCAGCCTGTTTACGTTTCATGCCTTCCTGTAACCAACCACTTAAAAAAGCCGAGGCGAGTTCACCTGTATCAGCGAGTTTCACGGTTACTGTATGTTGCTCGCCGTACACAGGGTGCTCAAAGCTATGGACGCCATTAATAGTGCCCAAAATATCGCCATCTCGTTCAAAATTCCAGTGCCTAGCCTTGTCGTTTGAGCTTCCATTCGCTTCACCGTTGGCAATCGCTCTTAATCGTGCGAATTTATCTTTTGGATTATTTGTAGACATACTATGTTCCTAAATCAATTAATAAATGAAACGCATAAGCTGGTTCGTATGCAGATGAATAACTAATGCGTGGAAAGATATTCTCTCCATATGATATGCAAAGTTAGTCACTGTGATTTTCATTGCTGATAGTGTGAGTTATTGATTTTTCAATAAAATAACGGATCAACCCATGCCGGCTGAGATGCAAGTGAAGTTAAAGGGAATTTGGCAGAAGATTCAGCAAACCTTACCTGGCACTGCATTCAATTTCGATTTTTGGACAGTATGCACACCACGCCGATCCACGTATGCTGCCTGCCGCGCTGTCATTGCGGCACGAAATCAAGATTTTAGTAAGGAAGAGGCTATGATCTTAGCGATACAGCAGGCTTATTATTTAGACGCCAAAAATCCAGCCGATTTGTCCACGCTGTTTGAGTAGGCATCGGATATTGGATTAGATCACGAATGCTTTGAAGCAGACATGAAAAGCTCAGCCGACAACCAAGCGCTCATGCAGGAAATTAAACTCACTCAAACACTGAATGTAAAAGGTTTTCCAACGCTGCTTCTGGAAAATGGAGGCCTAGTTACCGCAATTGCGCATGAATACAACAATGCCAACAACGCACTGCTCCAGATTAAGCAACTTAGCCAGTGAAACAATTTTCGACTAGGATATGTAACTGGTTAAGATGTGTACGAGGTTTCAAAGGTGGCTAACGACCCCAAGCAGCCGATGAAGATTGATTTGAAAAGACAAGAAAAGGCAGATAGGCTGCCATTCAAAATGTAGGTGCGATTAGCTTGTGTAATCGTACATTTCGAAGTCAACATTCCTCCAATTAAGCTATCGCTAATCGGAGCGGGCTTAAAATATTCAAAAGTTTTGGTGATTAATGGAAGTTAATATTCAATTGGAAGATTTGATAAGGGAAGTACAAAGAAAACTGGGTAGGAACGTTATTTTGTTCCAGCAGATTGAACACATGTTGAAATATATGCTGATACATCAAGATATTAAATTTTTCCGTGCCCAAGGAGAAATGAAATCAAATCTGCAAGAGCGAAAAAATACCTTTGTCAACCAGACTCTTGGAAACGTTGCAAAACATTTTGTAGAAAATAGTTTTACAACTTATGAGCAAGGTGATGATAATAGTGTTTCTGATGAAGCTTCAAAATGCGTGATGTCTTTTACAAGAGGTCCGATGCTTTGTGATGAGGATTTTTATAATCAAAGAAAGTATGCACTCACCGCACTGATAGCAGAACGAAATGAATTGATTCATCATTTTTTACCAAAATGGAACTTTGGCAATTATGAAAGTGCAAAGGCTGCCGAGCAATATTTAGATCAGCAAAGGGAAAGGGTTTTTCCAGAGTTTGAACTTATCAAATCTATTACTGAGAGTTTTCAGGAAGCTGGGAAGCAACTATCAGAGTATTTGACAACTGATGAGGGGTGGAAAGAACTTGAGCTCTCACCATTAAGGGATAGTCGTCATATCGCTTGGCTAGTAGTATTTGCAATTAAAAGAAAGCGTGATAATGGATGGGCCGTATTGGATGCTGCTCGTGTTTTTGTTCATCAAAATGTTGATGAAAGTTGGCTGGCGGATGAGTTGATTTGGATAAAAAAAAGACATGGATGTAAAACACTTAGGGAAATTGCTGAAAAATCAGAATATTTTGAGATTTTGGAGGAGGCAACCAATAAGGGTGGAGTTCGAATTCTCTATCGAGTCAAACCAGGTCTGGAATTCGATATTCAGTAATAGTTTAACGTAGCTGTATTGTGAACAGCTGATATTTGGAGAAGTTGCCGATAAAATCGGTTACCCTGCGCGAATATTGATTGACAACAAACCTTGGTCAGCCCGGATGATGTAAACAGCGTGCACCGCATCGTTCGCGATTGGTGCGGTTCGTAAACTCACCACAGCCTCCGCCTGCTTTTGGCTTGAAATTTGCCACCGGCACTTTTTTTCATCTGGCGAATATTGGCCGTACGTAGTTACGCGGTCATAATGACAATTTGTTCGCCTAATACCGAACAGTCAAGTGAGTCAGGGTTAACTAACTAAATTGGAAAGTTACCCGGGCCGACCAGTTTTGGCTTTCTCGATTAGAGTGGTCATGCTGGTTTCGCTCAAAAAAAAGAAAAAACCTCCATCAGGGTATTTCCCTGATGGAGTGAAAATGACAGGCCCAAACTCCGTGATTAGGGTCCCCTCACAACAAGCCGTGCTCGGCAAAGGAATAGACGGTTTCCCCGACGACGAAATGATCGAGTACGCGGATGTCGACCAAGGCCAAGGCCGCTTTGAGTTTGTCGGTAATCACTTTGTCTGCTTGACTGGGTTCGCTGATGCCTGACGGGTGATTGTGCGCCATGATCAAGGCCGCCGCGTTATGCTGAAGAGCGGCTTTGACCACTTCGCGCGGGTATACGCTAGCCCCGTCAAGGGTCCCTCTGAATAATTCTTCGCAGGCAATGAGTCGGTGCTGGTTGTCTAAAAACAAACACAGGAACACTTCGTGTTTGAACGGTGCCAGTTTTAATTTGATACAGTCCTTGGCTTTATCCGGACTGGTCAAGGGTTCGCCTTTGCTGAAACAGCGGTTGTATATTTGGATAGCTTCGAAGATCACATCGTCTTCATCTGCCACTCGGTACCGATTATTGGCGCCTCGAAGGTATAACATGGGTTTTCTCCCGTGATTATGAAAGCCCGAACAACGCCTTTTCCCATCCGGGAAAAGGCGTTGTTCCGGTAGGGTTGTTAAAAAATAATTGAAACATTTCCCGCATTTCCGTTAAGAGACGGCTGTGATGGGATCGGGATTAAAAGTCGTCGATGACGAGAGATGCAGGATGGCGGGTCTTAGTCAAAGAGGACGAGCGTTCCACGGATAGGCAGAACTCAAGCCACCGAGTCAGTAAAACAACGCGGCGTTACCGCGCGTTAGGGATTGGCAAAGTTAGCGTGGGTAACTCAGGTGTTTGCAACTGCCGAGCTTTCGTCTCCAGTTGGGTGGCTAAAGAGGGCCTTGGCATTGACTGGACAGCGCTGGCTTCAGTCGGCTCTTCCGGAAAAAACTCTTCGACGACCGTCGAACCGTCCTCTTCATTGTCCTCAAACGCGCCATTACCAAAGCCCACGCGTGCGGCCTGATCCAGCGCGGTTTGATCGAAGCCTGACACGTGGCGTTGTTCTTCGATCTGCTTCGCGGCGTGGATCGCCTCTTCAATGCTTTGATCGCCGCGTAAGGTAATGTCAACATAATAGATCGCCGAGCCATGGCTTTGTCGGGTGGTTTTGCCGCGCAATTTCAATTCCAGCGGCAGGCACGACAGCCGATTGCCGGAAAGGGCCTTGAAGTATTGCAAGCGAGCGGTTAAGGTGCGGATACTGTTGAAACCGGTCGTCCGGAAGATAAAGCTTCCTAACGGATCGTCATCGCCAATCAATACATTTAAACGGCCATAGGGTTTGCAGGCACCGGCTTGGGCCAGGCCGCACCCTTCCGGTGCCGGACACGGCAGACAGACAATACCCTCATCTGTTTTGCGCCGACAGGTTTCCCCGTTACCGACGCACAATGGCCGACCGGTTTTTCGATCGAACAAGCTGTATTCGGCCCGAAAGTTTAAATCCGGCTCGTTAAACAGCAAGCGAATCGGTATGCTGCGAATTTTACCGCCTTGCTGGGTGCGCAAAGTGCTGTCAAAGGGGTGCGCTATCCAGCCGTCTCTGCCTTGTAACTGAATGGTGAGGGTAAATTGATCTTCTTTCATCGGTAAGCGCATACCGTCCTTTTCGACGATCTTGCCGATAGAAATCCGGCCAAGGACTGGCGGGGAAATGACTAAACCTTTTAACATGATGAACTCCTGTGCGTGTTGACGCTAAACAGCAAACATACCGTCCTGAACCGGGATCTCTCCCCGTTCAGGGCGGTGGTATGTTGGTTTGGGTTGTTGCGTTGACGGGCTAGTCGGCGGTTTGCACGAGGAAACGCCGGCTGCCGGTTTTGGTGGTGGCATACTGCTGTAACAGGGTCGGTTGCTCTTTGAGCAGACGGGGGGTGTCCAAGACGACGCTGTCCTTGGCTTTCTTCCAGGTCACCGAGCCGGTTTCAAAGGTGGCTTTGCTGGCATCGCCAATGGCTTGCTGCAAGGTTTGCTTGAACAGGGCTTCTTGCTGTTCCAATTCCGCCAGGCTTTGCCGGACATTGACTAAATCGGCGAAGGTCGCCGAAAGTGGAACGTCCTGACTGAAATCCAGGGTTGCGCCACTGTCGTGCGGATACAAACAGCGCAAGGCTAAATCCGCCGATTCCGAACCGTCTGCTGGCGGTGGTGTATCGGTTTCCACGTAATGCCAAAAGCGTTGTTCCAGTTGAATCAACCGCGCGATCAAGGCCTCGTCACGGTGGATGCGATGGATTTCCAGGGCTTGACCGCCGAGCAATACCGCGACATCCGCCGTGGCTTTACCGGTGACGGCTAATTGATGCTGTACCTGTAACTGCACGTATTCCGGTACCCCGTCCCGCCATAACCGAGCTCCGTTAATACCGGCAGTTTTACATTCCAGGATGTGTACCTCGTCACAACCTACCACTTCGCGGTCGATATTAGCCAGCATCCAAAACAAGTGGGGATGCGGGTGCTGCAGTACGGCATTGATACGGCGGACCTTGTGTCCGGTTCGTTGCCGGTAATGCGCCGCCACAATCGGTTCTAACAGATTGCCCCAGTAGGTGGGACTGGTTTCATCGTGTGGATCGATTTTCGGCAGATTGTCATCGCGGCCGGTTTTCTCCAGCCACAGTTCCAGCTGTGATTGGTAAGGATTTAAGCCGACGGCTGCAGCGGCGTCGGAACTGCCAATACCGCGTTTTCTGATGGCCAGCCAGTCTTCGCGCGGCATATCTTTGGTTTTAACCAGACGCAAGGCGGGTTTGGCCTTCTGGATAGGTGTGATTTGTAAAGCGGTTTCGGTCATGGTGACCTCCTGAGTGGTTAAGTAAAATAGCTTGAAAGACAAAATGCACGGACTAACAGACACAAAAACGCCCGGTCAGCCCTAAAGCTGACCAGGCGTTTTGTCAGGGGTGGGTGTTAAGGTGTGAGCGTTATGCCATGAGCGTTATGTCAGGGTTAAAGCGTGAGTCCCTCTGGATTAAGCGGCCAGCTTTAAGGCCGCCTCCAGGGCTTTGTGCTTGATAGTCGCGCCTTGGCCGAACCAGGCGGAATCCATGCGGCTCTCGGTACTGCGCGCCCGTTTTTCATGGTCAACATACTCGGTGACTGCATTGAGCAAGCCCCAGGCGGTGCCTTTGGCCGACTCCAGATCGGCACCGTGGCCCTGACCTTCGTACAGGCTTTGCACTTTTTTGAGTGCCCGTTCGTTACTCAAGGCCACCGGCTCGCCATTCACGGACGGCGATTCGCACAGCACACGCAAAAAGTAGTTCATCGCTTCATGCGATTTTACTTTGCGCTCTGCCAGTGTGCGCATCCGGTACATGAAGGACTCCCATTGCGAGACCGCCACGCCCAATTGCTGTTTAACGGCTTGGGCATCGAACTTGGTGCTGTGCGGTACCTTGATCGCTTGCGTTGCGCCATTGATCGCGATGGTCAAGGTGTTGTTACAAACTACCCTAATGGTCGTGGGCGTCGCTGTGGTCGCTAACGTGCCGTCACAGGAGGTGGCCAACAGCAGATAGCCATAGACCTGATCGCTGCCTTTCAGACTGGCGGCTTGTCCGGTCTTGGCCAAAGCCCAGAACTTCTTACCGCCTTTCAACACACCGGCAGTTTCCAGTTCGTAACCGGCAATCTCGGTTAAGTCCCTATAAAACTCTAACACCTCGCGGGGTTGCACAATTTGATAACGATTAGATACCACCGACAAAGCCTGCTTGGTATCGGACCGGTACAACACCTTTTGGTCCGCAAAGGTATGGATCGTGCCGAGGTGACCAACCTGATCGGCCATGAAGCGAACTTCGGATTCTTGAATTTGCCAGTCCATACCGGCTTGTTTGGCCCAGACTTCCAGGGGCTGTTGGGGGGCGAGTAGATTGCCCAGGCCATGCCAGGGCATTTGGCCGACATAGGCCATTTGTTCCAGTAAATGTGCCATGATTCATCTCCTCCTCACGCCAACGGTTCATCGGCATCGCCGAACTGCAATCCGCAATCCTGGCACACGTAGTTGTGTAACACCTTTTGGTCGATGACCTGGCCCAGCTTGGCGCCGGTCACACCCGCCGCGGTGGCCCCGATCAAAGCACCCATCAAAGCGCCGCCAACTGATCCGGCAGCGGCTCCGACCGGACCGCCCAATAAACCTACGGTCGCGCCAAGCTCGGCACCCATAGCGGCACCGGAACTGGAGGCCACCCAACCGCTCATGGCGCCGCCGACGGCACCGACCGTGCCACCCATTCGCTTGGCGCGGTCTAACGTAATCACCTGATGTGATCGACAAATCGGACATTGCATACCCATCGCTAATACTCCTAAACAAAAATGCCGGAGGTATTCTTGGATAGCTGAACGCAATAGCGCACAGATACTTCCAGGACTACCATCCGGCTGGAAAAGACCAACGCTGACGTCTGGCGTCATGCGTTGAATGACAAAAGCAAGCGCACTCATCCGCGAGTAGACGCAAGGTCTACTCGCGGATGAAGTAAGCTCAGGGTAGGTATATGTGATTGAGATTTTTTAAGAACGGTATGAAATAATGCATATTCTGATGAGATATGCCACCGATTGATTTAAATATCAAAACCGCCAGGCATACCGATTGATACCCAGCTTTGGTCGGCCCCTGTCGGCCAAAAGCTGCCCGCCGTTTAAGCTCAATTGACGGCAGCAATAAACCTGAAAGCTGCCCTTCAGCAACCACCCAATATGTTTAAAATATCGGGCATTATGTTAAATAATTTTCAGGGGTAGTAGATAGGTTCTTTTTGTATAATGTTTGGGTGTTTTAAAGCCCATGACAGCCACTAAAAAAAAGGGAGTTGTTTTCAACGTTAGACAAAAGGGTTCAAACTGTCTAATGTCCGTAAACCGTTCTTAAATTCATAATGGTTTTGTGTAAAATCGGAGTTTGAAGACCAATAAGAACGAAAACGTACACTAGGTGCGTTTAATAAAACGACAGAAATGTTTCATAGAATTTTCATGAAAGCCTTATACAATAAGATTTTCAGCCCGTTTTCGACTTCCCAAAAGTAGCCTGTTCTGACCGTGGAATTTTTAGGAGATTTAAACTGCCAGATCATTTCATTCCAAGAACTAAAGAGTTTGTGTTGAATATCGAGCAACGGAGAGGCTCACAGAGCAACGCTATCTCAGTACTTAGTCCCAATGTTATCGTTAGTTAGTCCGCGTAACTTACAATAGCGATTGGTTATAAATCCTATGAAACATTTCTGTCGTTTGACTAAACGCATCCAATGTAGATAGATAACGCCGCTTGCGTCATGAAATCTGTCATTTTTGTAGACTATTTTGGTAAATTTTGCAATTATCACTAGCAGTACCAGTTCGATAGGTGGCACCGTGACAACTACGAACACAACATTTCCCTCACTGAACCCTTAAAGATTTTGCAGACCATCAGGTGCAGGAGAGTGATTAGAGCATGTCGAGCGAGTATGTCCGCGACTTGATGCACAACGATCAAGTCAGGCAAGCGGGCTTGTCCTCCTTCGAAGTTTGTCAACAGGTCCCGAGCGGGGCTACCCATTTGTGCCGTGTGCACGTGACATCAGGAGATTGAAGCCATGACCATCGAGACTATCCCCGGCAGCGACAGCCGCTATTTCCTCATCAGCTTCGACAAAGACGGCCGGGAGCGCACCGATGACCCCCATGCCCTGACGGGCCGGCTGAGCGACTCGGTGGTGGAGGAACTCGCCGCCAACCCGATCACAGATGCGGTAAATGTCAACGTAGTTGTCGCATGAGTTGAAAATTAATGAACGGTAGTGTCGGTATTTTTTACCGCACTATCGCTCGGTTTATCGGGATTTAAACAGACTTCTGCCTGCCATTCCCAGTTTCGGGTATTACGACTCCAGCGCTCCGGTTTTTTGGCTTTAGCGGCCTCGTAAACGGCCTTGCGTTGCTTCAGGATCGCCCGATCTTCACCCCTGTGGCGTTGCTCAGGCGTTACAAATTGAATGCCACTATGCCGATGCTCATGGTTGTACCAGGCGACAAAGTCGGTTACCCAGTCCCTGGCGGCGGTGACCGAGGCAAACGGTTGGGTCGGATACTGGGCGTCGTATTTCAGCGTTTTAAACAACGACTCGGAATACGGGTTGTCGTTACTCACCGCCGGGCGACTCCGTGAGGGTGTGACGCCAAGCTGCTGCAAGGTTGCCAGCAGCGTTGCCCCTTTCATCGGGCTGCCGTTGTCGGAATGTAACACCAACTGGTGCGGTGGAATCCCTTCTCGTTGGCAGAGATCCGTGATCAGATCGGCCGCCAGTTCGCTGTTTTCTTGTTCATAAACTTGCCAGCCGACAATCTTGCGACTGAAGATATCCATGAACAGATACAGATAGAAAAACTGGCCTTTGATGAGGCTGGTCAAATAGGTGATATCCCAACTCACCAGTTGTTTCGGTGCCGTCGCGATGAGGGCTTTCGGCTTACTACGCTCGACCGATGGACGGCAGGCATGACGGTGTTTGACTTGTTTCGCCTCGCGAAAAATGCGGTAAATCGTCGACTCCGAGGCATAATACTCGCCGCGTTCGGCCAACATCGGCACGATCTGATGCGGTGTTTTGTCTTTGAACTCATCGCTGTTGGCTAGGGCTAATACCTGAGCGCGTTCTTCGTCACTCAAACGATTACAAGGCACGTGTTGACGGCGCGTGCGACCGTCAACCGGCACGGCTTCGGGACGTTGCCAACGTTGTAATGTGCGTAGCGGTAGCCCCATCACCTCGGCAGCTTTGGCTTTACGGGCTCCGTGATCAAACGCTTCGTTAAATAAGGTGAGTAAATGGGT comes from Methylicorpusculum oleiharenae and encodes:
- a CDS encoding thioredoxin domain-containing protein; the encoded protein is MPAEMQVKLKGIWQKIQQTLPGTAFNFDFWTVCTPRRSTYAACRAVIAARNQDFSKEEAMILAIQQAYYLDAKNPADLSTLFE
- a CDS encoding DsbA family protein, which gives rise to MGLDHECFEADMKSSADNQALMQEIKLTQTLNVKGFPTLLLENGGLVTAIAHEYNNANNALLQIKQLSQ
- the radC gene encoding RadC family protein — encoded protein: MLYLRGANNRYRVADEDDVIFEAIQIYNRCFSKGEPLTSPDKAKDCIKLKLAPFKHEVFLCLFLDNQHRLIACEELFRGTLDGASVYPREVVKAALQHNAAALIMAHNHPSGISEPSQADKVITDKLKAALALVDIRVLDHFVVGETVYSFAEHGLL
- a CDS encoding recombination directionality factor, whose translation is MLKGLVISPPVLGRISIGKIVEKDGMRLPMKEDQFTLTIQLQGRDGWIAHPFDSTLRTQQGGKIRSIPIRLLFNEPDLNFRAEYSLFDRKTGRPLCVGNGETCRRKTDEGIVCLPCPAPEGCGLAQAGACKPYGRLNVLIGDDDPLGSFIFRTTGFNSIRTLTARLQYFKALSGNRLSCLPLELKLRGKTTRQSHGSAIYYVDITLRGDQSIEEAIHAAKQIEEQRHVSGFDQTALDQAARVGFGNGAFEDNEEDGSTVVEEFFPEEPTEASAVQSMPRPSLATQLETKARQLQTPELPTLTLPIPNAR
- a CDS encoding YqaJ viral recombinase family nuclease gives rise to the protein MTETALQITPIQKAKPALRLVKTKDMPREDWLAIRKRGIGSSDAAAAVGLNPYQSQLELWLEKTGRDDNLPKIDPHDETSPTYWGNLLEPIVAAHYRQRTGHKVRRINAVLQHPHPHLFWMLANIDREVVGCDEVHILECKTAGINGARLWRDGVPEYVQLQVQHQLAVTGKATADVAVLLGGQALEIHRIHRDEALIARLIQLEQRFWHYVETDTPPPADGSESADLALRCLYPHDSGATLDFSQDVPLSATFADLVNVRQSLAELEQQEALFKQTLQQAIGDASKATFETGSVTWKKAKDSVVLDTPRLLKEQPTLLQQYATTKTGSRRFLVQTAD
- a CDS encoding DUF932 domain-containing protein — encoded protein: MAHLLEQMAYVGQMPWHGLGNLLAPQQPLEVWAKQAGMDWQIQESEVRFMADQVGHLGTIHTFADQKVLYRSDTKQALSVVSNRYQIVQPREVLEFYRDLTEIAGYELETAGVLKGGKKFWALAKTGQAASLKGSDQVYGYLLLATSCDGTLATTATPTTIRVVCNNTLTIAINGATQAIKVPHSTKFDAQAVKQQLGVAVSQWESFMYRMRTLAERKVKSHEAMNYFLRVLCESPSVNGEPVALSNERALKKVQSLYEGQGHGADLESAKGTAWGLLNAVTEYVDHEKRARSTESRMDSAWFGQGATIKHKALEAALKLAA
- a CDS encoding IS3 family transposase (programmed frameshift), with protein sequence MQTRYSEEFKQQALSKVLQRGDKSIQSIADELTISVFTLKGWLKQTRSKSTTNTMNQQRPKDWTREQRFEALLASAGLEGEALNAFCRERGLFTHHLQTWQQDFIKPLEATEPSQVSRKALKPLENEIAQLKKDLQRKEKALAEAAALLILQKKLPRVLGGKGAMIPLAERTHLLTLFNEAFDHGARKAKAAEVMGLPLRTLQRWQRPEAVPVDGRTRRQHVPCNRLSDEERAQVLALANSDEFKDKTPHQIVPMLAERGEYYASESTIYRIFREAKQVKHRHACRPSVERSKPKALIATAPKQLVSWDITYLTSLIKGQFFYLYLFMDIFSRKIVGWQVYEQENSELAADLITDLCQREGIPPHQLVLHSDNGSPMKGATLLATLQQLGVTPSRSRPAVSNDNPYSESLFKTLKYDAQYPTQPFASVTAARDWVTDFVAWYNHEHRHSGIQFVTPEQRHRGEDRAILKQRKAVYEAAKAKKPERWSRNTRNWEWQAEVCLNPDKPSDSAVKNTDTTVH